A region from the Pelobates fuscus isolate aPelFus1 chromosome 1, aPelFus1.pri, whole genome shotgun sequence genome encodes:
- the LOC134585856 gene encoding olfactory receptor 6N1-like produces the protein MENSSMVVTSFELLWIKEIEMFQYLYCTLFLVVYLSILLMSSLVVFVVCTEESLQEPMYILVCTLALNGMFGSCSFFPKLIFDLLTSSNTISYLSCLSQIYFLLNFTCFEICIFTLMAVDRYLAVCYPLQYVIIMTNEKTLKIITGLLVATFMGVLVAVLLSAKLRLCGRQIQNVFCDNPSIVLLSCTDSTANNLYGTTVTVVFLTITSIIIGYTYLRIFIVCIKLSKMVRNKAMHTLMTHLLNFCIFLTGFIFSFIRYKLNTIDLPLSVHFLFTISRFVFPPFLNPLIYGLRTKALKIKIAHHFSKTNVENKFLAFK, from the coding sequence ATGGAAAATTCATCCATGGTTGTTACAAGCTTTGAGCTTCTTTGGATCAAGGAGATAGAAATGTTTCAATATCTTTACTGCACATTATTTCTTGTGGTGTATTTATCTATCCTACTGATGAGTTCACTGGTTGTTTTTGTGGTTTGTACTGAAGAAAGCCTCCAGGAGCCCATGTATATTCTTGTATGTACCCTCGCTCTCAATGGAATGTTTGGGAGCTGTTCTTTTTTCCCAAAACTCATTTTTGATTTATTAACTTCATCAAACACAATCTCATATTTGAGCTGTCTCTCTCAGATTTACTTTCTGTTAAATTTTACTTGTTTTGAAATTTGTATATTTACACTCATGGCTGTCGATAGATACTTGGCTGTGTGCTATCCCCTCCAATATGTCATAATTATGACTAATGAGAAAACGTTAAAAATAATCACTGGACTTCTGGTTGCCACTTTTATGGGAGTGTTGGTAGCTGTACTTCTGTCTGCAAAACTCCGTCTTTGTGGAAGACAAATCCAAAATGTATTTTGTGATAATCCATCAATTGTCCTCCTTTCCTGTACTGATTCAACAGCAAATAATCTCTATGGAACAACTGTTACTGTTGTTTTCTTAACAATCACTTCCATAATTATTGGTTATACATACCTAAGAATATTTATTGTCTGCATTAAGCTCTCCAAAATGGTTCGTAACAAAGCAATGCACACTTTGATGACTCATTTGCTAAATTTCTGTATTTTTCTAACAGGCTTCATCTTTTCTTTTATTCGGTATAAACTAAATACTATTGACTTACCGCTTTCAGTACACTTTCTATTCACGATAAGTAGATTTGTCTTTCCTCCTTTTCTCAATCCACTAATCTATGGTTTAAGAACCAAagcactaaaaataaaaatagctcaTCACTTTTCAAAGACAAACGTGGAAAACAAATTTTTGGCATTTAAATAA